A part of Myxococcus landrumus genomic DNA contains:
- a CDS encoding alpha/beta hydrolase, whose amino-acid sequence MGHVHIVRDFPSPQEGFSRTVRIYTPDAYDTMPWHRFPVLYMHDGQNVFAHPESALFDTWCANLAMEQGIHHGHLEPWLIVAVDSGQGRLQEYSPWNDSHGRVKARGEAYARFLVEQLKPLVDRHYRTRHGAQWTGAMGSSLGGLMSLYLGHRYPQVFGRIGALSPTVMWSEGRLFAEWRAHHRSWTRIYLDAGAQEFIHADGLPLHYGQATRAFYEHLKGLGYADHEVSLTLEPGGEHHEKDWQRRLPVAMRWLLS is encoded by the coding sequence ATGGGCCACGTCCACATCGTCCGAGACTTCCCCTCCCCCCAGGAGGGCTTCTCCCGCACCGTGCGCATCTACACGCCGGATGCCTACGACACGATGCCCTGGCATCGCTTCCCCGTCCTCTACATGCACGACGGGCAGAACGTGTTCGCCCATCCCGAGTCCGCCCTCTTCGACACGTGGTGCGCCAACCTCGCGATGGAGCAGGGCATCCACCACGGGCACCTGGAGCCGTGGCTCATCGTCGCGGTGGACTCGGGCCAGGGCCGGCTCCAGGAGTATTCCCCCTGGAATGACTCCCACGGCCGGGTGAAGGCCCGAGGCGAGGCCTACGCCCGCTTCCTGGTGGAGCAGCTCAAGCCGCTGGTCGACCGCCACTACCGCACGCGACACGGCGCCCAGTGGACCGGGGCCATGGGCTCGTCGCTGGGCGGGCTCATGTCGCTGTACCTGGGCCACCGCTATCCCCAGGTGTTCGGCCGCATCGGCGCGCTGTCCCCCACCGTCATGTGGAGCGAGGGCCGCCTCTTCGCCGAGTGGCGCGCCCACCACCGGAGCTGGACGCGCATCTACCTGGACGCCGGCGCCCAGGAGTTCATCCACGCGGACGGACTGCCGCTGCACTACGGCCAGGCCACGCGCGCCTTCTACGAGCACCTCAAGGGCCTGGGCTACGCGGACCACGAGGTGTCCCTCACCCTGGAGCCCGGCGGCGAGCACCACGAGAAGGACTGGCAACGCCGCCTCCCCGTGGCGATGCGCTGGCTCTTGTCGTGA
- a CDS encoding DUF2378 family protein, which yields MKPGKPVPLEERLVYIQVVEGLLQHGLRGRVSPRLRLRLRQAGIDVDRPLLPAYPVTQWVHCLRIIAAETWPGVPLEQAFRNLATAHVEGYGQTLIGRAVYGVMRLLGPRRLVQRLPQTLRATDNYTEALLTERGPTTYELRMNSVLDCPGYSEALFEGLLRMGGGESPRATTLSVEDGHTTYLLTWTER from the coding sequence GTGAAGCCCGGCAAGCCCGTTCCCCTCGAGGAGCGACTCGTCTACATCCAGGTCGTGGAGGGACTCCTCCAGCACGGCCTGAGGGGACGCGTGTCCCCCCGGCTGCGCCTGCGGCTCCGTCAGGCGGGCATCGACGTGGACCGCCCGCTGCTGCCGGCCTACCCCGTGACGCAGTGGGTGCACTGCCTGCGCATCATCGCCGCGGAGACCTGGCCCGGCGTCCCCCTGGAGCAGGCCTTCCGCAACCTCGCCACCGCGCATGTCGAGGGCTATGGACAGACGCTCATCGGCCGCGCGGTGTACGGCGTCATGCGGCTGCTGGGGCCCCGCAGGCTGGTGCAGCGGCTGCCCCAGACGTTGCGCGCCACGGACAACTACACCGAAGCGCTGCTCACCGAGCGCGGCCCCACCACCTATGAGCTGCGCATGAACTCCGTGCTGGACTGCCCCGGCTACTCGGAGGCGCTGTTCGAGGGGCTGCTGCGCATGGGCGGAGGCGAGTCCCCGCGCGCGACGACGCTGTCCGTGGAGGACGGCCACACCACGTACCTGCTCACCTGGACGGAGCGCTGA
- a CDS encoding ATP-grasp domain-containing protein, translating to MNFVFISPHFPSHFFHFVTALRERGVTVLGIGDAPYESLRPELRDSLREYYFVPSLHEEDALLRAAGYLTWRHGRLQRIDSLNEAWLEVEARLREDFHVPGLQPTDIHRMRSKSGMAQVFQQAGVPHPDLIRVRDAGQVKDFAARVGYPLVLKPDVGVGAANTFKVSNASDVDAALAHPLPTTYVAQPYVRGTIVTYDGIVDRHGAIVFTLSHEYSDGGMETVVERRDISFWSHLEIPPALDVLGRQVVAAFGLRERWFHLEFFRLPDGRFVVLEANLRPPGGFIPDMMNYTCDIDVYRLWARVMTGDPVADFRYTPRYHVCHSARRHGRRYQYTHDEVVKRLGPAFILHRELPPIYHSLLGEEMYLTRHTDLDAMQDAVRFIQATVSR from the coding sequence ATGAACTTCGTCTTCATCTCTCCGCACTTCCCGTCCCACTTCTTCCACTTCGTCACCGCGCTGCGCGAGCGCGGCGTCACGGTGCTGGGCATCGGCGATGCCCCCTACGAGTCGCTGCGTCCGGAGCTGCGCGACTCCCTGCGCGAGTACTACTTCGTCCCCAGCCTGCATGAGGAGGACGCGCTCCTGCGCGCCGCGGGCTACCTCACCTGGCGGCATGGGCGGCTGCAGCGCATCGACTCGCTCAACGAGGCGTGGCTGGAGGTGGAGGCGCGGCTGCGCGAGGACTTCCACGTCCCGGGGCTGCAGCCCACGGACATCCACCGCATGCGCTCGAAGTCGGGCATGGCCCAGGTCTTCCAGCAAGCCGGGGTGCCGCACCCGGACCTCATCCGCGTGCGCGATGCGGGGCAGGTGAAGGACTTCGCCGCGCGGGTGGGCTACCCGCTGGTGCTCAAGCCCGACGTGGGCGTGGGCGCCGCCAACACCTTCAAGGTCTCCAACGCCTCGGACGTGGACGCCGCGCTGGCCCACCCGCTGCCCACGACGTATGTCGCGCAGCCGTATGTGCGTGGCACCATCGTCACGTATGACGGCATCGTGGACCGCCACGGGGCCATCGTCTTCACGCTCAGCCACGAGTACAGCGACGGGGGCATGGAGACGGTGGTGGAGCGCCGGGACATCTCCTTCTGGAGCCACCTGGAGATTCCCCCCGCACTGGACGTGCTCGGCCGGCAGGTGGTGGCGGCCTTCGGCCTGCGCGAGCGCTGGTTCCACCTGGAGTTCTTCCGTTTGCCAGACGGCCGCTTCGTCGTCCTGGAGGCCAACCTGCGTCCGCCCGGGGGGTTCATCCCGGACATGATGAATTACACATGTGACATCGATGTGTATCGGCTCTGGGCGCGAGTGATGACGGGAGACCCGGTGGCGGACTTCCGATACACGCCGCGATATCACGTGTGTCACAGCGCGCGCCGCCATGGCCGCCGCTATCAGTACACGCATGACGAGGTGGTGAAACGGCTGGGCCCCGCGTTCATCCTCCACCGCGAGCTGCCGCCCATCTACCACAGCCTTTTGGGCGAGGAGATGTACCTCACCCGGCACACGGACCTGGACGCCATGCAGGACGCCGTGCGCTTCATCCAGGCGACGGTGTCGCGCTAG
- a CDS encoding GNAT family N-acetyltransferase: MVEVRLFEGDAVDASRFVNRVWGEYYGAQGPLTDFQPRLLDWVLFGNSLAPREYRLAAYAKGQLAGLFLAEPMKLRLGDRDVDATYGSWFSVDPSFRGMGVGQKLAEAMSLRQRERGAALMLACLADGSAGERFWTKTPGTRTFDPLGLWLHVFDAAAVARWAATRAERALFSLLRPWLRGEMAPVDMEGIRPYRPGDLAACMSLVQGMMRPVSLGYTYTVERLAQQLLYRDMPHTLVLERDGVVRGLVNYYTLQMNARGPLTVALVDLLTFHESVSSADRKRLLRASMKDMMAQGASCASMLRSPCVASTLMLGAGWVPWSGGMRLGCLLSSPDVEWPSSPRVFTHLR, encoded by the coding sequence ATGGTTGAAGTCCGGCTCTTCGAGGGGGACGCGGTGGACGCGTCCCGTTTCGTCAACCGCGTCTGGGGCGAGTATTACGGAGCACAGGGGCCCCTGACGGACTTCCAGCCGCGCCTGCTCGACTGGGTGCTCTTCGGCAATTCGCTCGCGCCCCGGGAGTACCGGCTGGCGGCGTACGCGAAGGGCCAGCTGGCGGGGCTGTTCCTCGCCGAGCCCATGAAGCTGCGGCTGGGGGACCGTGACGTGGATGCGACGTACGGGAGCTGGTTCAGCGTGGACCCCTCGTTCCGGGGGATGGGTGTGGGGCAGAAGCTGGCGGAGGCCATGTCCCTTCGCCAGCGGGAGCGTGGGGCGGCGTTGATGCTGGCCTGCCTGGCGGACGGGTCCGCCGGGGAGCGCTTCTGGACGAAGACGCCGGGGACACGGACCTTCGACCCGCTGGGGTTGTGGCTCCATGTCTTCGACGCGGCGGCGGTGGCCCGATGGGCCGCGACGCGTGCCGAGCGCGCGCTCTTCTCGCTGCTGCGTCCCTGGCTGCGAGGAGAGATGGCCCCGGTGGACATGGAGGGGATTCGCCCCTACCGCCCCGGGGACCTGGCCGCGTGCATGTCGCTGGTGCAGGGGATGATGAGGCCCGTGAGCCTGGGCTACACCTACACCGTGGAGCGGCTCGCGCAGCAGCTCCTGTACCGCGACATGCCGCACACGCTGGTGCTGGAGCGCGACGGCGTGGTGCGGGGCCTGGTCAACTACTACACGCTCCAGATGAACGCGCGAGGACCGTTGACGGTGGCCTTGGTGGACCTGTTGACGTTCCACGAGTCCGTCTCGTCGGCGGACCGCAAGCGCCTGCTGCGCGCGTCGATGAAGGACATGATGGCGCAGGGCGCGAGCTGCGCGTCGATGCTGCGCAGTCCCTGTGTGGCCTCGACGTTGATGTTGGGCGCTGGATGGGTGCCCTGGTCGGGAGGGATGCGGCTGGGGTGCCTCTTGTCCTCCCCCGACGTGGAGTGGCCTTCTTCGCCTCGCGTCTTCACGCACCTGCGCTGA
- a CDS encoding PH domain-containing protein: MPLGGPVASSSTPPGAALPVQVASPWKLPTVLQPHRHLLISYLLTALLTGPAFPLFALVRYFKFHTLRYALDEEGITMRWGILFRREVSLTYARIQDIHLSSNVVERWLGLACIQIQTASGNAQAEISIEGLQDFEAMRDLLYSKMRGTRERPAPAGRSAALASGEPEALTAALREVAAEVRALREELSTAPARENTDG, translated from the coding sequence ATGCCCCTTGGCGGTCCCGTCGCGTCCTCGTCCACGCCTCCAGGCGCGGCCCTGCCCGTGCAGGTGGCCTCGCCCTGGAAGCTGCCCACGGTGCTCCAGCCGCACCGCCACTTGCTGATCAGCTACTTGTTGACGGCCCTGCTGACCGGCCCCGCCTTCCCCCTCTTCGCGCTCGTGCGGTACTTCAAGTTCCACACGCTGCGCTACGCGCTGGACGAGGAGGGCATCACCATGCGGTGGGGCATCCTCTTCCGCCGGGAGGTGTCCCTCACCTACGCGCGCATCCAGGACATCCACCTCTCCAGCAACGTGGTGGAGCGCTGGCTGGGGCTCGCGTGCATCCAGATTCAGACGGCGAGCGGCAACGCCCAGGCGGAGATTTCCATCGAAGGACTCCAAGACTTCGAGGCGATGAGAGACCTGCTCTATTCGAAGATGCGCGGGACGCGGGAGCGCCCGGCGCCAGCGGGGCGGAGCGCGGCGCTTGCATCGGGTGAGCCGGAGGCGCTGACGGCCGCGCTGCGCGAGGTGGCCGCGGAGGTGCGAGCGCTTCGTGAGGAACTGAGCACGGCCCCCGCGCGGGAGAACACGGATGGCTGA
- a CDS encoding PH domain-containing protein yields the protein MAELPHAWLLRWLKVNPEPRLPEGTVRVFHAAPAYLTYRRVLLALKNTSVVMGTLIGWAFLNRLFPWFMDLPYARPVLYTVEAIVWLSFLVLLPVSFFVVRLDYSLRWYVLTDRSLRIREGVMSLREKTMTFANIQQISIQQNPIQRMLGIADVKVETAGGGKGSGSADPDAGTTEHLHEARFRGVSNAEAIRDMLLERVRMHRDTGLGEPTELITDTVPLLGQAPSLDAARELLSEVRKLRGALTRRER from the coding sequence ATGGCTGAGCTCCCTCACGCGTGGCTGTTGCGGTGGCTGAAGGTGAACCCCGAGCCCCGACTCCCGGAGGGAACGGTGCGTGTCTTCCATGCCGCACCGGCCTATCTGACGTACCGGCGGGTGCTCCTCGCGCTCAAGAACACGAGCGTGGTGATGGGCACCCTCATCGGCTGGGCCTTCCTGAACCGGCTCTTCCCCTGGTTCATGGACCTGCCGTACGCGCGGCCCGTGCTCTACACGGTGGAGGCCATCGTGTGGCTGAGCTTCCTGGTGCTGCTGCCGGTGAGCTTCTTCGTCGTGCGGCTCGACTACTCGCTGCGCTGGTACGTCCTGACGGACCGCAGCCTGCGCATCCGCGAGGGCGTCATGTCCCTGCGGGAGAAGACGATGACGTTCGCCAACATCCAGCAGATCTCCATCCAGCAGAACCCCATCCAGCGGATGCTGGGCATCGCCGACGTGAAGGTGGAGACGGCGGGGGGCGGGAAGGGCTCGGGCAGCGCGGACCCGGACGCGGGCACCACGGAGCACCTGCACGAGGCGCGCTTCCGGGGGGTGAGCAACGCGGAGGCGATTCGCGACATGCTCCTGGAGCGCGTGCGGATGCATCGCGACACGGGGCTGGGGGAGCCCACCGAGCTCATCACGGACACAGTGCCTCTCCTGGGGCAAGCCCCGAGTCTGGACGCGGCGCGGGAGCTCTTGTCCGAGGTGCGAAAGCTTCGCGGCGCGCTGACCCGGAGGGAGCGGTGA
- a CDS encoding LysM peptidoglycan-binding domain-containing protein, whose amino-acid sequence MTVRNTPGRDPSYSIRRRDTLSKIAERLNVPMDELARHNNIRDVNKIRAGATLRIPPPRDGFDAGAQTTQRADGTRRRANNDGFDPRVSTPTDARPTTTAGTTVSGTQNGYRNIQDLGAFTRGGSNSEAAIIVGTSEGNRTPSGGFTASYGGHTDPGNAAHNRGSFSYQGPGASTPQRADEIWNRELTNATPAYERAARAAGLDPNNALLASTFMDLHTQSPRAARNFINRELPRLAQDPRGVTRESLVDARVNSYRNDRGELRAAGFDHSERRLRADQTRREGALVRALDARGYNTGNTQQPAGTVDRDVPIPTPRPRREADAARTSKTTEERPATERTTGRRQQTSGRTTEGATPTDLNDTARVAASGDRAATQTRTPWISQYDSNRVVDAGDKACFRAATAMARAAGARVTGPGDRIQLATAEGPNGITVNRQQAERGRNYIDQQLAAGRPVVVGVNHREGRNVGNADRITDHFVVITGKGVDAQGRTFYTFNDPATRNQSRGADTNPNNRFYVDERTGGLMRPGPRTGNVVQRQFEVTMVRPNA is encoded by the coding sequence ATGACCGTCAGGAACACCCCCGGCCGAGACCCGAGCTACAGCATTCGCCGCCGTGACACGCTGAGCAAGATTGCCGAGCGCCTCAACGTCCCCATGGACGAGCTGGCGCGGCACAACAACATCCGCGACGTGAACAAGATTCGCGCGGGCGCCACCCTGCGCATCCCCCCGCCGCGGGATGGCTTTGACGCGGGTGCCCAGACGACGCAGCGCGCTGACGGCACGCGTCGTCGCGCGAACAATGATGGCTTTGACCCGCGCGTGTCGACGCCGACGGATGCCCGGCCGACCACGACGGCGGGGACCACGGTGTCGGGGACGCAGAACGGCTACCGCAACATCCAGGACCTGGGCGCCTTCACGCGCGGCGGCTCGAACTCCGAGGCGGCCATCATCGTGGGCACCTCCGAGGGCAACCGCACGCCCTCCGGCGGCTTCACGGCCAGCTACGGCGGCCACACGGACCCGGGCAACGCCGCGCACAACCGAGGCTCGTTCTCGTACCAGGGCCCCGGCGCGAGCACGCCGCAGCGGGCGGATGAAATCTGGAATCGCGAGCTCACCAACGCCACGCCCGCCTACGAGCGCGCGGCGCGCGCGGCGGGGCTGGACCCGAACAACGCGCTGCTGGCGTCCACCTTCATGGACCTGCACACCCAGTCGCCTCGCGCCGCCCGCAACTTCATCAACCGCGAGCTGCCCCGGCTGGCGCAGGACCCGCGCGGCGTGACGCGCGAGTCCCTGGTCGACGCGCGCGTGAACTCGTACCGCAATGACCGGGGCGAGCTGCGCGCCGCGGGCTTCGACCACAGCGAGAGGCGGCTGCGCGCGGACCAGACGCGCCGCGAGGGGGCGCTCGTCCGGGCGCTGGACGCGCGGGGCTACAACACGGGCAACACGCAGCAGCCCGCCGGCACGGTGGACCGCGACGTGCCCATCCCCACGCCGCGCCCGCGCCGCGAGGCCGACGCCGCCAGGACTTCGAAGACGACCGAGGAGCGTCCCGCCACCGAGCGCACGACGGGACGCCGCCAGCAGACGTCGGGCCGCACCACGGAAGGCGCCACGCCCACCGACCTGAACGACACCGCGCGGGTCGCCGCGTCCGGTGACCGGGCGGCGACGCAAACGCGCACGCCGTGGATCAGCCAGTACGACTCCAACCGCGTCGTGGACGCGGGGGACAAGGCGTGCTTCCGCGCCGCGACGGCGATGGCTCGCGCGGCGGGGGCTCGGGTGACGGGGCCTGGCGACCGCATCCAACTGGCCACCGCCGAGGGACCCAACGGCATCACGGTGAACCGCCAGCAGGCGGAGCGCGGGCGCAACTACATCGACCAGCAACTGGCCGCGGGCCGGCCGGTGGTGGTGGGCGTCAACCACCGCGAAGGCCGCAACGTCGGCAACGCGGACCGCATCACCGACCACTTCGTGGTGATTACGGGCAAGGGCGTGGATGCCCAGGGGCGCACCTTCTACACGTTCAACGACCCGGCGACGCGCAACCAGAGCCGCGGCGCGGACACCAACCCCAACAACCGCTTCTACGTGGATGAGCGCACTGGCGGCCTGATGCGCCCGGGTCCTCGCACGGGCAACGTCGTGCAGCGCCAGTTCGAGGTGACGATGGTGCGCCCGAACGCGTAG
- the ettA gene encoding energy-dependent translational throttle protein EttA, translated as MAQNFIFTMQDLRKVKNGKEILKGIYLSFFPGAKIGVIGPNGSGKSTLLRIMAGVDTEFFGIAKPDPGAKVGYLPQEPQLDASLDVKGNVELGLKEIRAALDRFNEVSAKFAEPMSDAEMEKLLAEQGRLQDAIDAVNGWELDRTIEMAMDALRLPPGDADVTKLSGGEKRRVALCRILLEKPDLLLLDEPTNHLDAESVAWLEQALKEYKGTIVCITHDRYFLDNAAEWILELDRGEGVPWKGNYSSWLEQKQKRLELEEKAEGHRQKTLKRELEWVRQSPKARQAKSKARIAAYEDLLNQTQDKREATGEVIIPPGPRLGGLVVEAKGLRKAYGDRLLLEDLSFKLPPGGIVGVIGPNGAGKTTLFRMLTGVEKPDAGELRVGDTVVMAYVDQSRDALNGDNSVFQEVSGGLDHLDLGRAGTVPSRAYLAGFAFKGQDQQKRVKDLSGGERNRVHLAKMLKSGGNLLLLDEPTNDLDVETLRSLEDSLLSFAGCAVVISHDRWFLDRIATHILAFEGDSKAFFFEGNFQDYEADKKKRLGPDALEPHRIRYRPITKN; from the coding sequence ATGGCCCAGAATTTCATCTTCACGATGCAGGACCTGCGCAAGGTCAAGAATGGCAAGGAGATCCTCAAGGGCATCTACCTGTCGTTCTTCCCGGGCGCGAAGATTGGCGTCATCGGCCCCAACGGCTCCGGCAAGTCCACGCTCCTGCGCATCATGGCGGGAGTCGACACGGAGTTCTTCGGCATCGCGAAGCCGGACCCGGGCGCGAAGGTCGGCTATCTGCCGCAGGAGCCGCAGCTCGACGCGTCGCTGGACGTGAAGGGGAACGTGGAGCTGGGCCTGAAGGAGATTCGCGCGGCGCTGGACCGCTTCAACGAGGTGAGCGCGAAGTTCGCCGAGCCCATGAGCGACGCGGAGATGGAGAAGCTCCTGGCCGAGCAGGGCCGGCTCCAGGACGCCATCGACGCGGTGAACGGCTGGGAGTTGGACCGCACCATCGAGATGGCCATGGACGCGCTGCGGCTGCCGCCCGGCGACGCGGACGTGACGAAGCTGTCCGGCGGTGAGAAGCGCCGCGTGGCGCTGTGCCGCATCCTGCTGGAGAAGCCGGACCTGCTGCTCCTGGACGAGCCCACCAACCACCTGGACGCGGAGAGCGTCGCGTGGCTGGAGCAGGCCCTCAAGGAGTACAAGGGCACCATCGTCTGCATCACCCACGACCGCTACTTCCTGGACAACGCGGCCGAGTGGATTCTGGAGCTGGACCGCGGCGAGGGCGTGCCCTGGAAGGGCAACTACTCCAGCTGGCTGGAGCAGAAGCAGAAGCGGCTGGAGCTGGAGGAGAAGGCCGAGGGCCACCGCCAGAAGACGCTCAAGCGCGAGCTGGAGTGGGTGCGCCAGTCGCCCAAGGCGCGGCAGGCCAAGAGCAAGGCGCGCATCGCCGCGTACGAGGACCTGCTCAACCAGACGCAGGACAAGCGCGAGGCGACGGGCGAGGTCATCATCCCGCCCGGCCCCCGCCTGGGCGGCCTCGTCGTGGAGGCCAAGGGCCTGCGCAAGGCGTATGGAGACCGGCTGCTCCTGGAGGACCTGAGCTTCAAGCTGCCGCCGGGCGGCATCGTCGGCGTGATTGGTCCCAACGGCGCCGGCAAGACGACGCTGTTCCGCATGCTCACGGGCGTGGAGAAGCCGGACGCGGGCGAGCTGCGCGTGGGCGACACCGTGGTGATGGCCTACGTGGACCAGAGCCGCGACGCGCTCAACGGCGACAACAGCGTCTTCCAGGAGGTCAGCGGCGGCCTGGACCACCTGGACCTGGGCCGGGCGGGCACGGTGCCCAGCCGCGCGTACCTGGCGGGCTTCGCCTTCAAGGGCCAGGACCAGCAGAAGCGCGTGAAGGACCTCTCCGGCGGTGAGCGCAACCGCGTCCACCTGGCGAAGATGCTCAAGAGCGGCGGCAACCTGCTGCTGCTCGACGAGCCCACCAACGACCTGGACGTCGAGACGCTGCGCAGCCTGGAGGACTCGCTCCTGAGCTTCGCCGGCTGCGCGGTGGTCATCAGCCACGACCGCTGGTTCCTGGACCGCATCGCCACGCACATCCTGGCCTTCGAGGGCGACAGCAAGGCGTTCTTCTTCGAGGGCAACTTCCAGGACTACGAGGCGGACAAGAAGAAGCGCCTGGGTCCGGATGCCCTCGAGCCGCACCGCATTCGTTACCGCCCCATTACAAAGAATTAG
- a CDS encoding ABC transporter ATP-binding protein: MSTPTPALELQGLTKRYGTFTALHQMNLTIQAGEIFALLGPNGAGKTTMIGSVCGLVKKTEGSIRVFGQDLDKDPVGPRYQVGLVPQEINFDPFFSVAESLRIQQGFYGQKRDEARVDEVLTALNLHTKKDSLTRALSGGMKRRLLIAKALVHKPKLVFLDEPTAGVDVELRRDLWTYVRKLASQGTTIVLTTHYLEEAEELADRVGIINEGKLLMVEDKATLLKRFGEKRVVVTFDTPQTTLSEAVRRFTPRLAEDGRTLTYVEREGVAPAGDLLRVLYAEGLPIADVETRRSRLEDVLLEVLRGRPSPQAA; the protein is encoded by the coding sequence ATGTCGACCCCCACCCCCGCCCTGGAGCTTCAAGGGCTCACGAAGCGCTACGGCACGTTCACCGCGTTGCACCAGATGAACCTCACCATCCAGGCGGGGGAAATCTTCGCGCTGCTGGGGCCCAACGGGGCGGGCAAGACGACGATGATTGGCAGCGTCTGCGGCCTCGTGAAGAAGACCGAGGGCTCCATCCGCGTCTTCGGCCAGGACCTGGACAAGGACCCGGTGGGCCCCCGCTACCAGGTGGGCCTGGTGCCGCAGGAGATCAACTTCGACCCGTTCTTCAGCGTGGCCGAGTCCCTGCGCATCCAGCAGGGCTTCTACGGCCAGAAGCGCGACGAGGCCCGCGTGGACGAGGTGCTCACCGCCCTCAACCTCCACACGAAGAAGGACTCGCTCACGCGCGCGCTGTCGGGTGGCATGAAGCGCCGGCTGCTCATCGCCAAGGCGCTGGTGCACAAGCCCAAGCTCGTCTTCCTGGATGAGCCCACCGCGGGCGTGGACGTGGAGCTGCGCCGGGACTTGTGGACGTACGTGCGCAAGCTGGCCTCGCAGGGCACCACCATCGTCCTCACCACGCATTACCTGGAAGAAGCCGAGGAGCTGGCGGACCGGGTGGGCATCATCAACGAAGGCAAGCTGCTGATGGTGGAGGACAAGGCCACGCTGCTCAAGCGCTTCGGAGAGAAGCGCGTGGTCGTCACCTTCGACACGCCGCAGACGACGCTGTCCGAGGCGGTGCGCCGCTTCACCCCGCGGCTGGCCGAGGACGGCCGCACGCTCACCTACGTGGAGCGCGAGGGCGTGGCCCCCGCCGGAGACCTGCTGCGCGTGCTGTACGCGGAGGGGCTCCCCATCGCCGACGTCGAGACGCGGCGCTCCCGGCTGGAGGACGTCCTGTTGGAGGTCCTCCGCGGCCGTCCCTCCCCCCAGGCCGCCTGA
- a CDS encoding ABC transporter permease, translating to MNITGMQTLFVKEVRRFLRVPGQTVLSPLISTTLYFIVFGYSISTRVHEVEGSPYLHFIVPGLVFLGIANNAFLNSSSSLFITKIQGTVVDLLVAPLGPGELMAGFIGGAMVRGLVVGGLTWMVAGLFTGFSLPHAGVAAYFLLISSYVFSVLGMLAAVWAEKFEQINFFPTFVMLPLTFLGGVFYSVRELPAPWNTLSLFNPMVYMVEGLRYGMLGKSMYSPLFGASILAGVAVVATVVSYLVLRSGYRMKA from the coding sequence ATGAACATCACCGGGATGCAGACGCTGTTCGTGAAGGAGGTCCGGCGCTTCTTGCGCGTGCCGGGGCAGACCGTCCTTTCACCGCTCATCAGCACCACGCTGTACTTCATCGTCTTCGGCTACTCCATCTCCACCCGGGTGCACGAGGTGGAGGGCTCGCCCTACCTGCACTTCATCGTGCCGGGCCTGGTGTTCCTGGGCATCGCCAACAACGCCTTCCTCAACAGCTCCTCGTCGCTGTTCATCACCAAGATTCAGGGCACGGTGGTGGACCTGCTGGTGGCGCCCCTGGGCCCCGGCGAGCTGATGGCGGGCTTCATCGGCGGCGCCATGGTGCGCGGCCTCGTGGTGGGCGGCCTCACCTGGATGGTGGCCGGGCTCTTCACCGGCTTCAGCCTGCCGCACGCGGGCGTGGCCGCGTACTTCCTGCTCATCTCGTCCTACGTGTTCAGCGTGCTGGGCATGCTCGCCGCCGTGTGGGCGGAGAAGTTCGAGCAGATCAACTTCTTCCCCACCTTCGTGATGCTGCCCCTCACCTTCCTGGGCGGCGTGTTCTATTCGGTGCGGGAACTGCCCGCGCCCTGGAACACCCTCAGCCTCTTCAACCCCATGGTCTACATGGTGGAAGGGCTGCGCTACGGCATGCTGGGCAAGAGCATGTACTCGCCCCTGTTCGGCGCCAGCATCCTCGCGGGCGTCGCCGTGGTGGCCACCGTCGTCTCCTACCTGGTGCTCCGCTCCGGCTACCGGATGAAGGCCTGA